CTATTTGATGATGTCATTCTAGGACAACATTGTTTAAAGGCTTTAAGAGATCGGGACAAGGTTGAGCAGCCCAGGAAAAAGTTCACCTCATTTATTAATATTGTCAACGCCTCTGGGAAGCCTTCACAGATTTCTTGCAAGAGTGGTTTTTGTTGTAAACAAAGCCATATCAGACCCTGGATGAGAGACAGGTGTTGACAGAGAACTTGACATTTGAGAATTAGAATATCAAATATAAAAAGTTATTAGACCATGAACATCTTGAGCCGTGACAATGGACAAGTGCATAAGAGACACAACTGATATTGGCTTTCATGGGTACCATGCTAATAGGATAAGCTATTGCTAAGGGTCTCCAATATAGAAATGCCCTGTGctttaattgtggtaaatttggCCATTTACAAAGAAACTGTGACCAACCTGCCAAAAGCCTCAGCTCTCAATATGTCCAGTACATTAACTGTGAGAAATATGGTACTTTCTGACAGAGAAGTAAACAAGCCATTTCTCAAAGCAATGGTTTTTCTAAAAGAACTCTTAGGCTTCCCGGGGTTTGCAGACTGTGTGGCAAGGGACACCATTGTACCAATGAGTGCAGGTCCAAGAGGTATAACCAgggcaacttctttttttttatttaatttaatttttattttaaaagactaattaaattatttattacaatttattaattttctatccgggctgtaggctcctcccttgtctcctcccagtcccacccaccctcttttccccctccgccctgtccaatgataggggaggtcctcctccacttctatctgaccctagcctatcaggtatcatcaggactggctgcatcatcttaaAACCTTTTTGCCCTTCGGAAACAAAGGGAGTCTGGTAGCTCAGGGCCCCTCAGCAGAAACTAAGATCCATTTCCCCTTGGTCATCCAGGAAATAACAAGcagtccaaaaaagaaaaaaagaaaaaaaaccaaaacaaaacaactattaTAGGCAGTGCTGCTCTAGATATGGATGCAGGTGAACCTCTCACCCTATCTCCCAAAATTCAGTGTTATAAAATAACTACTGATGGGGatttcaaaggaaaaattaaaattatggccAATGTAAAAAAATAGAGATGTAAATTAATGCAGGCGATAAGATTGCTCAGTTATTAATTGTTTTCCTACACTAAAGGCAAACCTGCTTCACTGGAAAGAACAGGAGGGTTTAGAAATACTGGAAAATTTGTATTCTGCCAAGCAGCGGTTGATTAAAGGTCAAAAATAAAATTGCAAATAAATGGGGCTAAAATAGGTTTCATGGATACAGGAGATGATGTGACTATCATTTTCTCCCAAATCTTGGAATTCAGAGTGACCACTTCAGAAGGTTTATACACAATTTATAGGAATtagaaaattatctcaaataaaacaagtatCTTATAGGttaaatgaatggaaccagaagTTCAAAAGGGAAAGTTAAGATCTTATGTGGTTGACATAACCATAAGTTTATGGGTGAGGGATCTTTTAAAATAATGGGAtactcaaattaatattcctgcAACCCCAGAGACAGCTCATGATGAAATTAGGGGTGAAATGATAGATGCTTCTGGGGAAGGTATTGATATATGTCAAAAATATCCAAGGCTGTGCCAATTGTCCAAATACAGGACATTCCAGAGACTGAACTTCCAGATATATAAGAGGGGCCACTGCTGAAATAGGGATGGCACTACCCTAAAATTGTTGACTACAAGCCTGTATGGATAGGTCAATGGCCCTAAACTAAGAAGCAAAAAttacagaaactcaagcagggctggaacttagaggcaggagcagatatataggccatggaggatgctgcttcCTGGCCTGCTGTTGCTGGTAGCTGCTTTCTTGATTATTGTTTGCTGGTTGGAAAAATACTAAGATTGAAGGACCTCGACACCACTAGTAAGTAGGAAgtaatctaacaaaatcaacacCTCCTTTCTCTGCTCTCATCCTTTCCCTCCTGCCTAGTGTTGTAGGGTTTGTAGGGAttgaggtggagaagggaggtagaaaaATGAACACAATGAAGTAGCCAACACCTTGGCTACACCATTATTTAGCAGTCTTGGAAAAGTAATAAATCTATGTAAAATAAAggatgaatgaaaatgaaatgtgTGCAAGGAAGGAACAGCAAAAATCAAGGGGATATAGAAATTTATCACACattctgccatttttatgtgataAAAACTGATTATCCTCATGGTTAGAGCATACTGATGTGTCTTGGAGCACCTATACTGAAATCCTATTCTCAAAATAGATAGCTGTCAATAGTTTTACTGTGGGCTAAAATGAATAGCAGATTAGAAAAAATGCATCATGGCACCTAGTCTCCCACTGATTGATGGCTGCTCAACATTGATTGACAGTCATGAGGAACAATGGAAACATCTACCAGAAAAGCTATTTGAAACCCTCTTAATCTGGATTTCCTTTAAGATCTTCCAAAGCATAACTATTCATACTGGTGACCCTTAgtaagaaaattttaatatttttttctcaataggaaaatatttttgattaatGTAAATAGACTTCCTAAAAGTAAGTCAGTAATCTATATTATTTAGCAGGTGACACACAAAATGATTATTCATGTTAATAATGTCATTTGAAAGTTAACAAACTGTCACAGGTGTTTCTTTTCCCATGATTGTGTTTTACACTCTCACTTGACTCAACCATCAAGGAACCTCTATGCTCTATGGCTTCCCAGTTAAAAGATTTGGTCCTATTTAaagatgatgatttttttttttttttttgacatgggaTGAGATGACCATGCCCTGGTCTTCCAAACTTTCTTTCATTGCTTTCTTGAGTATTCCCACATCTCCTTTGATGATGTTTACTCCTTTTTATTTGCTTCTCTTGGCTACCTACTCCAAAATGAGTTCCTTCTTTAACCTGATTACTGCCCCCCTCTCCTCTGTTCTCTAGTGAGCTAAACTACTCCTGTGATGTCTGCTCCATCTTGAAGAATCTCAAATTATTACTTAATTTCAATCTTACTACCCAGATCAACAAGGTCAAAGCTTAGCCCATCAGCCTTTACTCTTCAACTTCAAATTACTGttatttggcttctttttttgtttgtttgttttgctttgttttgctggtTACATGTTTCTTGATTTATTATATAAATTCATCTTCTGAAggcaacacacactcacatagacactttaaaaaatataaaactgtaAACAAAGAAAGTCAGGTTCCACATGCTCTCCCCCAACAAGGCTAATCTGCATTAACACTAAGTATTCTTttccagatatttacattttggGTAAGAAAGCCTGTCTACAGCTTTTATAATCAGACACTACACAGAATGGCGAGTAAAGGAGGAACACCCGTTGTTGCTCCTAAGTCCCTTTGAACTAAACGCTCCATGACAGTGAGGCAGCAGGATATTCTGTCTCTGTCCTTTTATTCTCAGAACACAACCAAGGGAAATGCCCTCAGTGACGCCGACAATCTGTGCATTAAACACTGCAGTTCCCTGGGGCATTTTTTGGACATTTGTTTATGACAAATAGCAGGCACAGTGGCCAATGAAAAGGCACTTTtgtgaagataaaaaaaaaatacttcctgCAAGAGGGATTCCCAGCGAGAAATCCGTggaacacccctcccccccctttgCTGTCCGTGTGGCACCTGCCACTGCTCTGCAGGAAGAGTTAAACAGGCCTCGTCTCCTGCGCCTGGGGTGCTGGCTGTGAACCTAAATTGCTGGTGCCACGTGAAATCTGATGAATAAGCAGGTTCTTCCCCCACTTTAGATCTTTCTTGTTCCCCTCCAGTCAGGCATGCTGCATGCAGAACCCAGCGGGAGGGAGTTGTGATCACCGAGCAGACCCAGCGGCCTGAGCACCCTGAGGGGCCTGAATGAAAGAGAACAGAACATCCTGGAAACCTCCTCTTTCCACACCATCATGGAAATATGTCAGCAGGACCAGGGGGTGGCGTGGCCCCTCCTGCCAGGCCAAGCACCTGGCATAGGATACCAGACAGAGTGAGGGTGAATGCTCTCGcctggtaaaataaaataaaaattaaaaagattaaaaaacaaaacaaaacactttttcaAGGTCACATAGTCTTCAACCCCAATGTGGATGTACCACTGAGTCgggaggaaagcagagaaaagtGGAAATTGGTTCCAACTGAGCAGGTGACAGGCCACTTGGGGAAAGTTGTGCTCTTCCTGGGTCAAGCCTGGTTTCCAGACATGTCAACTGGGCTTGTGGGTCTGAACACATAGGGGCCGTGGAGTGACTTTTCATGGCAGACGTGAGTTATCTGCAACAACAATGGTGTGCTCTGCTTTGGTTTAAAACCAGTCAGGGGCTTGGGGAGTAAACTGAATGGGCTATGATCACACAGCTGGACCGTGGCTTCCCGGGCATGGCGCCACATCGCTGGCCATCAGATCTAGGAAGACTCTGTCTcctcatttcttcttctggcGTGAGACGGAACCCATACGGTGCTGGACCATGTCTGGCATTCTTTTGGTCCATAAGGCTGTCTCTCAATGCTCTTTCCAGctgctcctccttgcttagcCCTGCTGTGTACACATCACAGCTCCTATGAGTTTCTCCACAGGCCCCTGCTCTGCCATCTCGGGAGTGATTCTGATATCCAGAGGGGCCTGCGCCGTTAAAGTGGCACTGCTGTCTTGGATACACAACACTGGagaaaaaaatgcctgcacatgCTTCCATGATTTTCTTCAGAGGCCCCCGTGTGTACATCAGTCCAACGAGAATGCCGGCCAGACGCCCAGCAAAGGAAGTTCCTGGAGTGCAGAAGTGAATGGCCATCAGCTCTGCCCAACAAGCAAATCCTGTTTGGGAACAGGAAAGCCCAAAATGTTGACAAAGGCTCCGGGGCAGTAATGGTTGTTAAGAACTTTCAAGGCAAACAAAACTCCTGAGAAACAGACAGCACAGTTCCTTCTGAGGCCAGGCTGATTCGTGAATTCAGCAACGGCGAACTGGAGGAGTAAATACACCACCCGGGTGAGCAGGGAGAGTGTAGAGATGACGTAGGCAAACCATCTACTTCCCAGTCTTCCCTCCAGCTTTATTCCTTTCCAGAGCACGGACACCATGTTGAAATACAAATGCCAGTCATCTGCGCGGTGCAGGGGCGAGAGCAATAAACGTTGCCAGTCTTTTTGGTGGTAACACTTTTCCACACTGAGGCAGGAATGGTACAGGGACTTCAAAGGATTCAGGGAGAACCAGACGTTGACAGCCAAGGTTGCCAGGGTAACGGGTGGAATATTGTTGATTCCAACATGGAACACTTGAGAAAGGCGCATCAGGAGCCCCGCGTTGACCCCTCTTGACCTCCGCTGCATGGCTGGCTAT
This genomic window from Meriones unguiculatus strain TT.TT164.6M chromosome 12, Bangor_MerUng_6.1, whole genome shotgun sequence contains:
- the LOC110562463 gene encoding LOW QUALITY PROTEIN: rhomboid-related protein 4-like (The sequence of the model RefSeq protein was modified relative to this genomic sequence to represent the inferred CDS: deleted 2 bases in 1 codon), with product MQRRSRGVNAGLLMRLSQVFHVGINNIPPVTLATLAVNVWFSLNPLKSLYHSCLSVEKCYHQKDWQRLLLSPLHRADDWHLYFNMVSVLWKGIKLEGRLGSRWFAYVISTLSLLTRVVYLLLQFAVAEFTNQPGLRRNCAVCFSGVLFALKVLNNHYCPGAFVNILGFPVPKQFACWAELMAIHFCTPGTSFAGRLAGILVGLMYTRGPLKKIMEACAGIFFSSVVYPRQQCHFNGAGPSGYQNHSRDGRAGACGETHRSCDVYTAGLSKEEQLERALRDSLMDQKNARHGPAPYGFRLTPEEEMRRQSLPRSDGQRCGAMPGKPRSSCVIIAHSVYSPSP